The Gemmatimonas sp. sequence TTGTGCACGCGACAGTACAGCTTCCATTGCGTGTCGACTTTCAGGCGCCCCCGCAGCGTGAAGCGATCGAGGCGCTTGTTCGCGCGAAGATTCGCGAAGACGGGCTCCACCGCGGCGAACCGCTGCGCGTACTGCGCGCGGCCGTCCGGCGTGTCGA is a genomic window containing:
- a CDS encoding transposase; translation: DTPDGRAQYAQRFAAVEPVFANLRANKRLDRFTLRGRLKVDTQWKLYCRVHNIEKIAKSGYAA